A stretch of Rhododendron vialii isolate Sample 1 chromosome 4a, ASM3025357v1 DNA encodes these proteins:
- the LOC131322149 gene encoding uncharacterized protein LOC131322149 isoform X2, translating into MDRNGPLCVIFLFLIASHCSSAYSPWNLRKLTGAAPTVSPLLSPVSSSGDKESKANPIDGGKSKEKEHKDSESSNGLTKVNPKGSKSDDSENSSTKEVEGEKSREEKNEGKFVPHLAGKETCDGSTNQCSILETLTGCIQRFETGSKDLVLLIQNEGESAVKGNITISTSLGKVMNYEIPKHQTEGISVSQTIGGNTRTKIILKSGNGECTLQMGPHQSKGDFLQRLPSYYKQLTPIYGAYLLFLIALIVGGTWACCKIRKRKRHDGVPYQELEMGVPESASAVNLEAAEGWDDGWDDDWDEDKAVRSPGGRHVGSISSSGLTARSANKDGWGNDWDD; encoded by the exons ATGGATAGGAATGGACCTCTCTGTGTTATCTTCCTGTTCTTGATTGCTTCCCACTGCTCCAGTGCTTACTCTCCCTGGAATCTCCGAAAATTAACCGGTGCGGCGCCAACG GTTTCGCCTTTGCTTAGTCCTGTTTCGAGCAGCGGTGATAAGGAATCAAAAGCTAATCCAATTGATGGTGGTAAGTCTAAGGAAAAAGAGCACAAGGATTCCGAGTCATCGAATGGTTTGACGAAAGTAAATCCAAAGGGATCGAAGAGTGATGATTCAGAAAATTCGTCGACTAAGGAGGTAGAGGGTGAGAAGAGTcgtgaagagaaaaatgaaggaaaatttgTTCCACATTTGGCTGGTAAGGAGACTTGCGACGGATCCACCAATCAGTGCAGTATCCTGGAAACTTTGACTGGTTGCATTCAACGTTTTGAGACTG GGTCCAAAGATTTGGTTCTTCTGATCCAAAATGAAGGAGAGAGCGCCGTGAAAGGGAATATTACTATCTCAACGTCATTGGGGAAGGTTATGAATTATGAGATCCCCAAGCACCAAACTGAAGGG ATCAGTGTCTCTCAGACTATTGGTGGAAACACCCGCACCAAAATCATATTGAAGTCTGGAAATGGGGAATGCACGCTTCAGATGGGTCCTCATCAATCTAAAGGAGACTTTTTACAGCGGCTCCCTTCGTATTATAAGCAATTGACCCCCATCTATGGTGCATACCTTTTATTTCTAATAGCACTAATTGTTGGGGGAACTTGGGCTTGCTGCAAGATTAGGAAGAGGAAAAGGCACGACGGAGTTCCATATCAGGAACTTGAAATGGGGGTGCCAGAATCTGCTTCCGCTGTTAATTTGGAGGCTGCAGAAGGTTGGGATGACGGATGGGATGATGACTGGGACGAGGACAAGGCAGTGAGGTCGCCAGGGGGACGTCACGTTGGCAGCATCTCGTCAAGTGGCCTTACTGCGAGATCTGCTAACAAAGATGGGTGGGGAAACGATTGGGACGATTAG
- the LOC131322149 gene encoding uncharacterized protein LOC131322149 isoform X1 — MDRNGPLCVIFLFLIASHCSSAYSPWNLRKLTGAAPTVSSPETNVSPLLSPVSSSGDKESKANPIDGGKSKEKEHKDSESSNGLTKVNPKGSKSDDSENSSTKEVEGEKSREEKNEGKFVPHLAGKETCDGSTNQCSILETLTGCIQRFETGSKDLVLLIQNEGESAVKGNITISTSLGKVMNYEIPKHQTEGISVSQTIGGNTRTKIILKSGNGECTLQMGPHQSKGDFLQRLPSYYKQLTPIYGAYLLFLIALIVGGTWACCKIRKRKRHDGVPYQELEMGVPESASAVNLEAAEGWDDGWDDDWDEDKAVRSPGGRHVGSISSSGLTARSANKDGWGNDWDD; from the exons ATGGATAGGAATGGACCTCTCTGTGTTATCTTCCTGTTCTTGATTGCTTCCCACTGCTCCAGTGCTTACTCTCCCTGGAATCTCCGAAAATTAACCGGTGCGGCGCCAACGGTTAGCTCTCCTGAAACAAAt GTTTCGCCTTTGCTTAGTCCTGTTTCGAGCAGCGGTGATAAGGAATCAAAAGCTAATCCAATTGATGGTGGTAAGTCTAAGGAAAAAGAGCACAAGGATTCCGAGTCATCGAATGGTTTGACGAAAGTAAATCCAAAGGGATCGAAGAGTGATGATTCAGAAAATTCGTCGACTAAGGAGGTAGAGGGTGAGAAGAGTcgtgaagagaaaaatgaaggaaaatttgTTCCACATTTGGCTGGTAAGGAGACTTGCGACGGATCCACCAATCAGTGCAGTATCCTGGAAACTTTGACTGGTTGCATTCAACGTTTTGAGACTG GGTCCAAAGATTTGGTTCTTCTGATCCAAAATGAAGGAGAGAGCGCCGTGAAAGGGAATATTACTATCTCAACGTCATTGGGGAAGGTTATGAATTATGAGATCCCCAAGCACCAAACTGAAGGG ATCAGTGTCTCTCAGACTATTGGTGGAAACACCCGCACCAAAATCATATTGAAGTCTGGAAATGGGGAATGCACGCTTCAGATGGGTCCTCATCAATCTAAAGGAGACTTTTTACAGCGGCTCCCTTCGTATTATAAGCAATTGACCCCCATCTATGGTGCATACCTTTTATTTCTAATAGCACTAATTGTTGGGGGAACTTGGGCTTGCTGCAAGATTAGGAAGAGGAAAAGGCACGACGGAGTTCCATATCAGGAACTTGAAATGGGGGTGCCAGAATCTGCTTCCGCTGTTAATTTGGAGGCTGCAGAAGGTTGGGATGACGGATGGGATGATGACTGGGACGAGGACAAGGCAGTGAGGTCGCCAGGGGGACGTCACGTTGGCAGCATCTCGTCAAGTGGCCTTACTGCGAGATCTGCTAACAAAGATGGGTGGGGAAACGATTGGGACGATTAG